A single Corynebacterium stationis DNA region contains:
- the hisH gene encoding imidazole glycerol phosphate synthase subunit HisH — protein MTSKSVALLDYGAGNLRSAQRALEHVGANVTVTSDPKVAVETDGLLVPGVGAYAACMAGLRAIHGPRIIGQRLAGGRPVLGICVGMQVLFDAGNEHGIHTEGCGEWPGLVERLDAEVLPHMGWNTVKMEKDSQLFAGLDEDTRFYFVHSYGVRRWELETEITTPPTVTWAQHEKDPFVAAVENGPLWATQFHPEKSGEAGLHLLRNWLEQL, from the coding sequence ATGACTTCGAAATCCGTAGCCCTCCTTGATTACGGAGCCGGAAATCTGCGAAGTGCTCAGCGTGCTTTAGAACATGTTGGGGCGAATGTGACCGTAACATCCGATCCGAAAGTCGCGGTAGAAACTGATGGCCTGTTGGTACCAGGTGTGGGTGCGTATGCCGCGTGCATGGCAGGCCTGCGCGCGATTCACGGACCGCGCATCATCGGCCAGCGCCTGGCGGGTGGCCGTCCGGTTCTAGGAATTTGTGTGGGTATGCAGGTGCTTTTCGATGCCGGCAACGAGCACGGCATCCACACCGAAGGCTGCGGGGAGTGGCCAGGCCTGGTGGAACGCCTCGATGCGGAAGTCTTGCCGCACATGGGCTGGAATACCGTGAAGATGGAAAAAGATTCACAACTTTTTGCCGGCCTCGATGAAGATACCCGCTTTTATTTCGTGCACTCATACGGCGTGCGCCGCTGGGAATTAGAAACTGAAATCACCACGCCACCTACGGTGACGTGGGCGCAGCATGAGAAAGATCCGTTTGTGGCTGCGGTGGAAAATGGTCCTTTGTGGGCCACCCAATTTCACCCTGAAAAATCCGGCGAGGCTGGATTGCACCTCTTGCGTAACTGGTTGGAACAACTCTAG
- a CDS encoding MFS transporter, whose protein sequence is MAKNSKSFNRNRLHSLDDATTPAPKLGPDATQAPEKVTLWKVPGFAPTMVAVAAAFGAWSILLPVVPTQVIEAGGSPALAGASTGIFMAATVLTQIFTPWMLRKFGYRRLMAVSAFMLGVPALGHLLGTEAWAVLLFSALRGTGFGALTVAESALMAELVPLKYLGKATGVLGVFVGAAQMVFLPIGLYMSSSLGYEVTYITAAVIAVIAVGMVFRIPDIHPRTETEGASTSESARPRVSIWKLVLVPALGLSTISMSYGLVSSFLPATVTDIDPVTGATLGGIMLSIVGGSAMVSRYFAGSAADRFGEAGRLYIPGQLTSFVGMALMAAAILAGWSVWWLVVAAALFGIGFGVVQQEALLSMFQRLPRTRSSEASALWNISYDGGTGVGSIVFAGVVAGAGYAGGYAAGAVVILIGVGLTSLDYVVGKHRVTEYDNIKARLKRLRKEK, encoded by the coding sequence TTGGCTAAAAACAGCAAGAGCTTCAACCGCAATCGACTTCACTCCCTCGATGACGCCACAACCCCTGCGCCGAAGCTAGGGCCAGATGCCACCCAGGCTCCTGAAAAGGTCACCTTGTGGAAGGTTCCTGGTTTCGCACCAACGATGGTGGCCGTGGCAGCAGCTTTTGGCGCTTGGTCGATCTTGCTTCCAGTTGTTCCAACGCAGGTCATTGAAGCCGGCGGTTCACCAGCTCTAGCGGGTGCATCCACCGGTATCTTCATGGCCGCGACTGTTCTCACACAGATTTTCACACCGTGGATGCTGCGGAAGTTCGGTTACCGCCGATTGATGGCGGTATCAGCGTTCATGCTCGGTGTGCCTGCATTGGGACACCTCTTGGGAACAGAAGCATGGGCGGTCTTGCTGTTTTCGGCTCTGCGTGGCACCGGTTTTGGTGCGCTGACCGTTGCGGAATCTGCGCTCATGGCGGAGCTAGTGCCGCTGAAATACCTCGGCAAAGCCACCGGCGTGCTCGGAGTCTTTGTCGGTGCTGCGCAAATGGTCTTCTTGCCCATTGGTCTGTACATGTCTTCCTCGCTGGGCTACGAGGTCACCTACATCACCGCTGCAGTCATAGCGGTTATCGCAGTTGGGATGGTCTTTAGAATCCCGGATATCCATCCCAGGACGGAAACTGAGGGGGCATCGACAAGCGAAAGTGCACGCCCACGCGTTTCCATCTGGAAACTGGTCTTGGTGCCAGCGTTGGGACTTAGCACAATTTCGATGAGCTACGGTCTGGTCTCGTCTTTCTTGCCAGCAACCGTGACCGATATTGACCCTGTCACCGGTGCGACTTTGGGCGGCATCATGCTCTCCATCGTCGGTGGTTCCGCGATGGTCTCGCGCTATTTTGCCGGCTCTGCCGCCGACCGTTTCGGTGAAGCCGGACGCCTCTACATCCCTGGCCAGCTCACATCCTTTGTTGGCATGGCACTGATGGCTGCGGCGATCCTTGCGGGCTGGTCGGTGTGGTGGCTGGTTGTTGCCGCCGCGCTATTTGGCATTGGCTTTGGTGTGGTGCAACAAGAAGCTTTGCTGTCGATGTTCCAGCGCCTACCGCGTACCCGCTCTTCTGAAGCCTCTGCGCTGTGGAATATCTCTTATGATGGCGGTACCGGTGTCGGCTCCATTGTGTTTGCGGGCGTGGTAGCCGGTGCTGGCTACGCTGGTGGTTATGCCGCCGGTGCCGTGGTCATCCTCATCGGAGTGGGACTGACCAGCTTGGACTACGTTGTTGGTAAACACCGTGTAACTGAATACGACAATATTAAAGCTCGCCTCAAGCGCCTGCGAAAGGAAAAATAA
- the hisB gene encoding imidazoleglycerol-phosphate dehydratase HisB, with translation MTQRIGAAERKTSESDIRVEINLDGTGKSDISTGLPFFDHMLTAFATHGSFDLTVKAHGDIEIDAHHTVEDTAIVLGRAFADAIGDKKGIRRFGSQLLPMDEALVEAVIDISGRAYYVMNGEPENLDWQIIGGHYATVINRHFFETFAIHSQTTLHVNVRYGRDPHHITEAEYKAVARALRQAVESDPRQTGIPSTKGAL, from the coding sequence ATGACACAAAGAATTGGCGCAGCTGAGCGCAAGACCTCGGAATCTGATATCCGCGTGGAAATCAACCTCGATGGCACCGGAAAATCAGACATTTCCACGGGCTTGCCGTTTTTCGATCACATGCTCACGGCTTTCGCTACCCACGGCAGCTTTGACCTGACGGTCAAGGCGCACGGCGATATTGAAATCGATGCGCACCACACCGTGGAAGACACCGCGATTGTTTTAGGTCGCGCTTTTGCTGATGCCATTGGCGATAAGAAGGGCATTCGCCGCTTTGGCTCGCAGCTTTTGCCGATGGATGAAGCACTAGTTGAAGCTGTCATTGATATTTCTGGCCGTGCGTACTACGTCATGAATGGCGAGCCGGAAAACTTAGATTGGCAGATCATCGGCGGGCACTATGCCACGGTGATTAACCGGCACTTTTTTGAGACCTTTGCGATTCACTCACAAACCACCTTGCACGTCAATGTGCGTTATGGCCGCGACCCGCACCACATCACCGAAGCGGAGTACAAGGCTGTAGCGCGTGCGCTGCGCCAGGCAGTAGAAAGTGACCCACGGCAAACTGGGATACCTTCTACTAAGGGAGCTCTGTAG
- a CDS encoding TetR family transcriptional regulator, which yields MQLTREDIITTAVKLLNTYGFADMTMRRIATTLGVVPGALYWHVANKQALIAEIAASFITHLDGASTLELVANLRKILLAHRDGAELVTAALSQADSPTWTQLTEKFADALRETGADDSARRIAAETLVHLVLGTTVMDQNRAQLEELTKTSTADDADESTFADSSLLQGAEIIIAGVRQVTP from the coding sequence GTGCAATTGACCCGCGAAGATATCATCACCACAGCCGTAAAACTGCTTAATACTTACGGTTTTGCGGATATGACCATGCGCAGAATCGCCACCACCTTAGGCGTGGTCCCCGGCGCGCTGTATTGGCATGTTGCCAATAAGCAAGCGCTGATCGCAGAAATTGCTGCGAGTTTTATCACTCATCTCGATGGTGCTTCTACTTTGGAGCTGGTCGCAAATTTGCGGAAAATCCTTCTCGCTCACCGCGATGGCGCGGAGTTAGTCACCGCTGCCCTTTCTCAAGCCGACTCGCCTACGTGGACGCAGCTTACTGAAAAATTCGCCGACGCCTTGCGCGAAACTGGCGCTGATGACTCAGCGCGACGTATCGCCGCTGAAACTTTGGTCCATCTTGTACTGGGCACTACCGTGATGGATCAAAACCGCGCCCAGCTCGAAGAGCTGACCAAAACCAGCACCGCCGATGACGCTGATGAGTCCACCTTCGCGGACTCTTCGCTGCTGCAAGGCGCAGAAATCATCATCGCCGGGGTTCGGCAAGTTACCCCTTAG
- a CDS encoding histidinol-phosphate transaminase — protein sequence MTDNSSTNVSVDDLPLRDELRGKSAYGAPQLHVAYQLNTNENPYSPSEELIADLIAEVRKIARDLNRYPERDAVELRESLANYITGQTGVAVTKEQVWAANGSNEILQQLLQAFAGPGRKALGFTPSYSMHPILSGGTQTEFIECPRAEDFTIDITEALESIDKHAPDVVFITTPNNPTGDVTSLADIETLIQAAPGIVIVDEAYAEFSPSPSAVTLLEKYPTKLVVSRTMSKAFDFAGGRVGYFIAAPAFIEAVMLVRLPYHLSSLTQAAAVVALRHSEDTLSTVAKLSSERIRVVESLNKLGYKVIPSESNFVFFGEFEDQHEAWKKFLERDVLIRDVGITGFLRTTIGLPEENDAFLEAAAAIVKEI from the coding sequence ATGACTGATAATTCTTCTACCAACGTGAGCGTTGATGACTTGCCTTTGCGCGATGAACTGCGCGGTAAGTCTGCCTACGGCGCACCGCAGCTGCACGTGGCCTATCAACTGAATACCAATGAAAATCCGTACTCGCCGTCTGAGGAACTCATTGCGGATTTGATTGCAGAAGTGCGCAAGATCGCCCGCGATCTCAACCGCTACCCAGAACGTGACGCAGTGGAGCTGCGGGAATCACTGGCCAATTACATCACCGGGCAAACTGGGGTAGCAGTCACCAAGGAACAAGTCTGGGCGGCCAATGGCTCCAATGAAATTTTGCAGCAGCTACTGCAAGCTTTCGCGGGCCCGGGACGCAAGGCACTAGGCTTTACTCCGTCTTATTCCATGCACCCGATCTTAAGTGGGGGAACGCAGACGGAATTTATCGAATGCCCACGCGCTGAAGATTTCACGATTGATATCACCGAGGCGCTGGAAAGCATCGATAAGCATGCACCCGACGTGGTGTTTATTACCACGCCAAATAATCCTACGGGCGATGTCACCAGTCTCGCTGATATCGAAACCCTGATTCAGGCTGCCCCGGGCATTGTGATTGTCGATGAAGCTTATGCTGAATTTAGCCCCAGCCCATCCGCTGTGACCTTGCTGGAGAAATATCCCACCAAGCTGGTGGTCTCGCGCACCATGTCGAAGGCTTTCGACTTTGCTGGTGGCCGCGTCGGCTATTTCATTGCTGCTCCGGCGTTTATTGAAGCCGTGATGCTGGTTCGCTTGCCGTACCACCTCTCCAGCCTGACGCAGGCGGCGGCGGTGGTCGCGCTGCGTCACAGTGAAGACACGTTATCGACCGTGGCGAAGCTGTCTTCCGAACGCATCCGCGTGGTTGAAAGCTTGAATAAGCTGGGATACAAAGTCATCCCGAGTGAATCGAATTTCGTCTTCTTTGGCGAATTTGAAGATCAGCACGAAGCGTGGAAGAAATTCCTGGAACGCGACGTGCTGATTCGGGATGTCGGCATTACTGGCTTTTTGCGCACCACCATTGGTTTACCGGAAGAAAATGATGCCTTCTTGGAGGCAGCAGCTGCGATTGTTAAGGAGATCTAA
- the hisD gene encoding histidinol dehydrogenase, protein MLRVIDLRGRKLTTSQLRRIIPRGGVSVASVVEKVAPIVDDIQHRGAAAALKYCEQFDGIRPEAIRVPQQALDDAVKQLDPKIKEAIEVSIERVRKVHAEQKPASHTTSLGPDASVTEVFRPVERVGLYVPGGKAVYPSSVIMNTVPAQEAGASTLIVASPPQKEFGGLPHPTVLATCAILGVDEVWAVGGAQGIALLAYGDDEAELEPVDMVTGPGNIFVTAAKRLVRGLVGTDSEAGPTEIAVLADASANPVYVAYDLISQAEHDPMAASVLITDSETLADAVAKEIEQRYTATANAERAAEALRGEQSGIVLVDDIEQGIEVADAYAAEHLEVQTENARAVAERIKHAGAIFVGDYSPVPLGDYSAGSNHVLPTSGTARFSAGLSTQTFLRPVNIVEYGREGLAEVADAVVNFSNAENLPAHGEAIRARLEDN, encoded by the coding sequence ATGCTGCGCGTCATCGATCTCCGGGGTCGGAAATTAACTACCTCCCAATTGCGCCGAATTATTCCTCGCGGTGGTGTTTCGGTCGCCTCCGTCGTGGAAAAAGTCGCCCCCATAGTCGATGACATCCAACATCGTGGCGCAGCTGCGGCACTGAAATACTGCGAGCAGTTCGACGGTATTCGCCCTGAGGCTATCCGCGTGCCGCAACAGGCCCTAGATGATGCGGTCAAACAGCTTGATCCAAAGATTAAAGAGGCCATCGAGGTCTCCATTGAGCGTGTGCGCAAGGTTCACGCTGAGCAAAAGCCAGCATCGCACACTACTTCTTTGGGCCCTGATGCGTCTGTCACGGAGGTCTTTCGCCCAGTAGAGCGCGTTGGCCTCTACGTTCCCGGTGGCAAGGCTGTGTACCCATCCTCAGTCATTATGAACACAGTGCCGGCACAAGAAGCCGGTGCTTCGACCCTGATCGTTGCCTCTCCGCCGCAGAAGGAATTCGGCGGTCTGCCACACCCAACGGTCCTGGCTACCTGCGCTATCTTGGGCGTGGATGAGGTCTGGGCTGTTGGCGGTGCGCAAGGTATTGCGCTGTTGGCTTATGGCGATGATGAGGCAGAGCTTGAACCTGTCGATATGGTCACCGGCCCAGGCAATATCTTTGTTACCGCCGCCAAGCGCCTGGTGCGTGGACTGGTCGGCACAGACTCTGAGGCAGGACCTACAGAAATTGCTGTGTTAGCCGATGCGTCTGCGAACCCGGTCTATGTTGCCTATGACTTAATCTCGCAGGCTGAGCACGATCCGATGGCAGCGAGCGTGCTCATTACCGACTCGGAAACCCTCGCCGACGCTGTCGCCAAGGAAATCGAGCAGCGTTATACCGCAACGGCGAACGCTGAGCGTGCAGCAGAGGCGTTGCGCGGGGAGCAGTCGGGCATTGTGCTTGTCGATGACATCGAGCAGGGCATTGAAGTAGCCGATGCTTATGCGGCTGAGCACTTGGAAGTACAGACAGAAAATGCCCGCGCGGTGGCAGAGCGCATCAAGCACGCGGGCGCTATTTTCGTCGGTGATTATTCACCTGTGCCGCTGGGCGATTACTCCGCAGGTTCGAACCACGTGCTGCCAACGTCGGGAACTGCGCGCTTTAGTGCGGGGCTGTCCACTCAGACTTTCTTGCGTCCGGTCAACATTGTTGAATACGGCCGCGAGGGTCTAGCAGAAGTAGCTGACGCTGTCGTCAACTTCTCTAATGCTGAAAATCTACCAGCGCACGGGGAAGCTATCCGTGCTCGCTTAGAAGATAACTAA